One genomic region from Sphingobacterium multivorum encodes:
- the rlmF gene encoding 23S rRNA (adenine(1618)-N(6))-methyltransferase RlmF: MADANPKKKLHPRNRHLDNYNFEELSKVEPSLKDFVIENAYKVKSIDFNNPDAVKTLNKALLKKYYHIQHWDIPKENLCPPIPGRADYIHYIADVLARDNNGEIPKGGNIHVLDIGVGANCIYPIIGHQEYGWSFVGSEIIKSAYKNAIEITRTNMSLKKSIQIRLQNNPKAIFKDIILPGEKYDVVICNPPFFSSQTEALQQSIRKTTGIKDAKINEKPVTQAFSGQGSELWCDGGEKAFLSRMIFESQFHKDQVKWFTTLVAHREDIRFLQHKLKKIDVKESEVIRMEQGNKVSRILLWRF; the protein is encoded by the coding sequence ATGGCAGACGCTAATCCAAAAAAGAAATTACATCCTAGAAATAGACATCTCGATAACTACAATTTTGAAGAATTGAGCAAAGTGGAACCTTCGCTCAAAGATTTTGTTATAGAAAATGCATATAAAGTAAAATCGATCGATTTTAACAATCCCGATGCTGTTAAAACGTTAAACAAGGCACTTCTAAAAAAATATTACCACATTCAACACTGGGATATCCCCAAAGAGAATCTTTGCCCCCCTATTCCGGGCCGGGCAGATTATATTCATTATATCGCAGACGTTCTTGCAAGGGACAATAATGGTGAAATTCCAAAAGGCGGAAATATACATGTCCTCGACATCGGTGTTGGTGCAAATTGTATCTACCCCATCATAGGACATCAGGAGTATGGATGGAGCTTTGTCGGATCTGAAATTATCAAGAGCGCATACAAAAATGCGATCGAGATCACACGGACAAATATGAGCTTAAAAAAGAGCATACAAATCCGTCTTCAAAATAACCCGAAAGCCATATTCAAAGATATTATTCTTCCAGGTGAGAAATATGATGTGGTGATCTGTAATCCCCCATTTTTTAGCTCTCAAACCGAGGCTCTACAGCAATCTATCCGTAAGACCACAGGTATTAAAGACGCTAAAATAAACGAAAAACCTGTCACACAGGCATTTTCTGGACAAGGAAGCGAGTTGTGGTGTGATGGTGGTGAAAAAGCGTTCTTGTCACGCATGATCTTTGAAAGCCAATTTCACAAAGATCAAGTAAAATGGTTCACAACATTAGTTGCCCACCGTGAAGACATTCGCTTTCTACAGCACAAACTAAAGAAAATAGACGTAAAAGAGAGCGAAGTGATCCGCATGGAACAAGGCAATAAGGTAAGCCGAATCCTTTTGTGGAGATTCTAA
- a CDS encoding GNAT family N-acetyltransferase — protein MNKFEIRKATLADKGRIWEIIQQAIALRKEQGSRQWQDGYPNEDVVQSDIDKGYGHVVEVERRTVGYVAIIFDVEPAYNDIEGKWLSDGPYVGIHRLASAQDPHIKGVGTAIMSGVEEIAVDHGVYSIKVDTNFDNGGMLHVFEKLGYHYCGEVHFRGASRKAFEKLLK, from the coding sequence ATGAACAAGTTTGAAATACGAAAAGCGACATTAGCTGATAAAGGACGGATTTGGGAAATTATACAACAAGCAATTGCCCTCAGGAAAGAACAAGGTAGCCGACAATGGCAAGATGGTTATCCGAATGAAGATGTGGTGCAGTCGGATATTGATAAGGGCTATGGGCATGTCGTTGAAGTTGAACGTAGGACTGTAGGTTACGTTGCTATTATTTTTGATGTCGAACCTGCGTATAATGATATTGAAGGAAAATGGTTAAGTGATGGTCCTTATGTGGGTATACACCGACTGGCCTCGGCGCAGGATCCACATATAAAAGGTGTGGGGACGGCTATTATGTCCGGAGTGGAGGAGATCGCCGTTGACCACGGCGTTTATAGTATCAAGGTGGATACTAATTTTGACAATGGAGGTATGTTGCATGTGTTTGAAAAGTTGGGGTACCACTATTGTGGGGAGGTACATTTTAGAGGCGCATCACGTAAGGCATTTGAAAAACTATTAAAATAA
- a CDS encoding pseudouridine synthase encodes MPFSNKRNSRDDNSRKSRGNSDSFKSRGDKNNSFGKKSYGSNDQSERGSFRKDDNRENRSFGSKKFSDKPSFRGDNNSFRSKDNSEKSFGRGGRSFDKNDSSRSFDKKDNFKRSDRNDSSRSFDRSERSFDKRDSFKRTDRNDSARSFDRSERSFDKRDSFKRTDRNDSSRSFDRSERSFDKKDNFKRSDRNDSPRSFDRSERSFDKRDSFKRSDRNDSSRPSNRKFDGERSRNFDDNKNFGDKQYIKRPKKKAEDAEDDGLVRLNRYIANAGICSRRKADELITAGVIWVNGEPVTELGTKVDPATDEIRYNNERLKREKNVYVLLNKPKDYITTTDDPQERHTVMELVSKATKERIYPVGRLDRNTTGLLLMTNDGSLAEKLSHPRNSISKIYNVELNKSLTQGDFNKISFGIELEDGVIKPDDLSYVQGGSKREVGIQIHSGKNRIVRRIFESLGYEVVKLDRVVYANLTKKDLPRGRWRYLEEREIVQLKHLI; translated from the coding sequence ATGCCATTCAGCAATAAAAGGAACAGTCGTGATGACAACTCCAGAAAGTCACGAGGCAACTCAGATAGTTTCAAATCTAGAGGCGATAAGAACAATAGTTTCGGAAAAAAATCATATGGGTCGAATGACCAATCTGAAAGAGGCTCTTTCAGAAAAGATGATAATCGTGAGAACAGATCATTCGGATCTAAAAAATTCTCAGACAAACCTTCCTTCCGAGGAGATAACAATTCCTTCCGTTCAAAAGATAATTCAGAAAAATCATTTGGTAGAGGGGGCCGCTCATTTGATAAAAATGATTCTTCAAGATCTTTTGACAAAAAAGATAACTTCAAACGTTCCGATAGAAACGATTCTTCAAGATCCTTTGACCGTTCAGAGCGTTCTTTTGATAAAAGAGATAGTTTCAAACGTACAGACAGAAATGACTCCGCAAGATCTTTTGACCGTTCAGAGCGTTCTTTTGATAAAAGAGATAGTTTCAAACGTACAGATAGAAATGATTCCTCAAGATCTTTTGACCGTTCAGAGCGTTCTTTCGATAAAAAAGATAACTTCAAACGTTCAGACAGAAATGACAGCCCAAGATCATTCGATAGATCAGAGCGTTCTTTTGATAAAAGAGACAGTTTCAAACGTTCAGACAGAAATGACTCTTCAAGACCTTCTAACAGAAAGTTTGACGGCGAAAGAAGTAGAAATTTTGATGACAACAAAAACTTTGGTGATAAACAATATATTAAACGTCCAAAGAAAAAAGCAGAGGATGCAGAGGATGATGGCTTAGTTCGTTTAAACCGTTACATCGCCAATGCTGGTATCTGTTCAAGACGTAAAGCGGATGAGCTTATCACTGCTGGTGTTATTTGGGTAAATGGAGAACCTGTTACGGAATTGGGTACTAAGGTAGATCCAGCAACAGATGAAATCCGTTACAACAACGAACGTTTAAAACGTGAAAAAAATGTTTATGTTTTATTGAACAAGCCAAAAGATTATATCACGACTACAGATGATCCGCAGGAGCGTCATACCGTAATGGAACTTGTTTCTAAAGCGACAAAAGAAAGAATCTATCCTGTTGGTCGTCTTGACAGAAACACAACGGGACTACTTTTGATGACAAATGATGGTAGCCTTGCTGAAAAACTTTCACACCCGCGCAACAGCATCAGCAAAATCTATAATGTCGAGTTAAACAAAAGCCTTACACAAGGTGATTTCAACAAAATCAGCTTTGGTATCGAATTAGAAGATGGTGTAATCAAACCTGATGACTTGAGCTATGTTCAAGGTGGATCAAAACGTGAAGTCGGTATCCAAATCCACTCGGGGAAAAATCGCATCGTGCGTCGTATTTTTGAATCACTAGGATATGAAGTTGTTAAATTAGACCGTGTGGTTTATGCAAACTTAACGAAAAAAGACCTTCCACGTGGCCGTTGGAGATATTTAGAGGAGCGTGAAATCGTGCAATTAAAGCACCTGATTTAA
- a CDS encoding ACP phosphodiesterase: MNFLSHFYFERFATNPERMVGGLLPDLLKNADKSFMLKPRQYEDELLDNPLLEQLYIGWNRHIEVDRLFHNSPYFFHHTHQLKLKIQSSLAGLPIRPSFMAHIALELLLDHILTQNKAVSIDKFYAALMHVNDDAVRKFLKINQLNDIPKFEKFYHQFIEWKYIYDYAQVEKIAGALFNICKRLWQFEVSAEQRQLLTEQLISYLHTQMTDYQEIYQYIHYELVDFN; encoded by the coding sequence ATGAATTTTTTATCACATTTCTATTTTGAGCGGTTTGCAACCAATCCCGAACGTATGGTGGGTGGATTGTTACCCGATCTATTAAAAAATGCGGATAAATCCTTTATGCTAAAACCGCGTCAGTATGAAGATGAGCTCTTGGACAATCCCTTACTGGAGCAATTGTATATAGGTTGGAATCGTCATATCGAGGTCGATCGCCTGTTTCACAATTCACCTTACTTTTTTCATCATACACATCAACTAAAACTAAAAATCCAGTCTAGTTTAGCTGGACTCCCCATACGACCGTCTTTTATGGCTCATATTGCGTTGGAGCTATTGCTGGATCATATCCTAACACAAAATAAAGCGGTCTCCATCGATAAATTCTATGCTGCGCTAATGCATGTCAATGATGATGCTGTTCGGAAGTTTTTGAAAATTAATCAACTGAATGATATTCCTAAGTTTGAAAAGTTCTATCATCAATTTATTGAGTGGAAGTATATTTATGACTATGCACAGGTGGAAAAAATTGCGGGCGCCCTTTTCAATATTTGTAAGCGATTGTGGCAATTTGAAGTTTCGGCGGAGCAAAGACAGCTTTTGACAGAACAGCTGATATCCTATTTACATACGCAGATGACCGATTATCAGGAAATTTACCAGTATATTCACTATGAGCTGGTGGACTTTAATTAG
- a CDS encoding amino acid permease, translated as MSHRLFRKKSVDQILHDTQKEGGTGLAKVLGVTDLVSLGIAAIVGAGIFSTIGLASYEGGPAVSLLFVFTAFACVFTALAYAQFASTVPVSGSAYTYAYVAFGELFAWIIGWALVLEYAVSNTVIAISWSQYFVSMLEGFGLHIPAWLSMAPGYAYDAVEKMNQHGAAALTAIDQHGLDAFNSAPRIGGMPIIFDLPAGIITFLVTWLVYIGIKESQKASMIMVMIKVAIILAVIFGGIFFVKPENWTPFAPNGLKGVLGSVAAVFFAFIGFDSISTTAEECKNPQRDLPKAMIYCLLICTVLYVAITLVLTGMVNYTELNVKDPLAFVFKYVGFDHMAGIISVTSVIAITSALLVYQLAQPRIWMTMSRDGLLWKKFATIHPKYKTPSFATIVTGLVVAIPSLFFKMDFFVDLTSVGTFFAFILVCAGVLYMDYSGLSAKSKFKVPYINGKYLVGAGLLIAIVFIFSYAQETVEEWKSLTILEILEHKMLVIIFWLTWLGLGIYSFKMNFSLLPVVGILINLYLMTELGASNWIIFVIWLVIGLAVYFMYGYKHSKLNKQPQV; from the coding sequence ATGTCACATAGACTTTTTCGGAAGAAAAGTGTTGATCAGATTCTGCATGACACCCAAAAAGAGGGGGGGACAGGCCTTGCAAAGGTATTGGGGGTAACAGATCTGGTTTCGTTGGGTATCGCCGCTATTGTAGGGGCTGGAATCTTCAGCACAATTGGATTGGCGAGTTATGAAGGTGGGCCAGCGGTATCACTTCTCTTCGTTTTTACGGCTTTTGCCTGTGTTTTTACGGCATTGGCCTATGCTCAATTTGCCAGTACAGTTCCTGTTTCGGGCTCAGCATATACATACGCTTATGTGGCCTTTGGCGAGTTGTTTGCATGGATTATAGGTTGGGCATTGGTCTTGGAGTATGCTGTTTCCAATACGGTTATTGCTATTTCCTGGTCACAGTATTTTGTCTCTATGCTGGAAGGTTTTGGACTTCACATACCGGCTTGGTTGTCCATGGCACCAGGCTATGCGTATGATGCTGTAGAGAAGATGAACCAACATGGTGCGGCGGCCTTGACCGCAATCGACCAGCATGGTCTGGATGCTTTTAATAGTGCACCGCGAATAGGGGGAATGCCTATTATTTTCGATTTACCAGCAGGAATTATTACATTTTTGGTTACTTGGTTGGTCTATATCGGAATCAAAGAGTCGCAGAAAGCGAGTATGATCATGGTTATGATCAAGGTAGCGATTATCTTGGCCGTAATTTTTGGGGGTATCTTTTTCGTCAAACCTGAAAATTGGACACCTTTTGCGCCGAACGGCCTCAAAGGTGTACTTGGGAGTGTGGCCGCGGTTTTCTTTGCATTTATCGGATTCGATTCGATCTCCACAACTGCCGAAGAGTGTAAAAACCCACAGCGCGATCTGCCTAAGGCCATGATTTATTGTCTATTGATTTGTACAGTGTTGTATGTCGCTATTACCTTGGTCTTGACGGGTATGGTTAATTACACCGAATTAAATGTGAAGGATCCGCTTGCTTTCGTGTTTAAATATGTGGGCTTTGACCATATGGCCGGAATTATATCGGTGACCTCTGTGATTGCCATCACCAGTGCCTTGCTGGTGTATCAATTGGCGCAACCAAGAATCTGGATGACGATGAGTCGGGATGGTTTGTTGTGGAAAAAATTTGCGACCATCCACCCAAAATATAAAACACCTTCATTTGCGACTATTGTAACGGGTTTGGTGGTTGCTATCCCTTCGTTATTTTTTAAAATGGATTTCTTTGTGGATCTAACGAGCGTCGGTACCTTTTTTGCCTTCATCCTTGTGTGTGCTGGTGTATTGTATATGGATTATTCGGGCTTATCGGCAAAATCCAAATTTAAAGTTCCTTACATCAACGGTAAGTATTTGGTTGGTGCAGGGCTACTGATTGCTATTGTGTTTATTTTTAGCTATGCGCAGGAGACGGTAGAGGAGTGGAAATCGCTTACCATCCTTGAAATTCTAGAACATAAAATGTTGGTCATTATATTTTGGTTAACGTGGCTTGGATTGGGTATTTATAGCTTTAAAATGAACTTTTCTCTATTGCCTGTCGTTGGTATCCTGATCAATCTGTATTTAATGACTGAACTGGGGGCAAGTAACTGGATAATATTTGTGATCTGGCTTGTGATTGGATTGGCTGTATATTTTATGTATGGCTATAAGCATTCGAAATTAAATAAACAGCCACAAGTATAG
- the tyrS gene encoding tyrosine--tRNA ligase gives MSFVEELRWRGMLQDIMPGTEDLLNKEKVAGYIGFDPTGDSLHVGHLTQIMTLIHFQNAGHKPVALVGGATGMIGDPSFKSAERNLLDEATLQHNVACLKKQLGKFLEFGEGENDAQMVNNYDWFKDFKFLDFIRDIGKMITVNYMMAKDSVKKRLEGDNGLSFTEFTYQLIQGYDFYYLWKHHNCKVQMGGSDQWGNIVTGSEMIRRQDQGTAYAITTQLIKKADGQKFGKTESGAVWLDPKKTSPYKYYQFWLNTSDDDAKNWIKIFTLKPQNEIESIIAEHDAAPHLRLVQKALAKDITIRTHSEEAYETAIKTSEFLFGNGSLEFLNNLDHEAVLEVFEGIPQFQVAKADLEAGINILDLLAVQTQVFPSKGEARKMLQGGGVSINREKATDIEESITENHLVNNKYIVAQRGKKNYYLIIAD, from the coding sequence ATGAGCTTTGTAGAAGAATTACGTTGGAGAGGCATGTTGCAAGATATTATGCCAGGCACTGAGGACTTACTGAATAAAGAAAAAGTCGCTGGTTATATCGGCTTTGATCCCACAGGCGACTCTCTACACGTAGGACACTTGACGCAAATCATGACGTTGATCCATTTCCAAAATGCGGGCCACAAACCAGTTGCTCTGGTTGGCGGAGCGACAGGAATGATCGGAGACCCTTCTTTCAAATCTGCAGAGCGTAACTTGTTGGACGAAGCTACGCTACAGCATAATGTAGCTTGTCTGAAAAAACAGTTAGGCAAATTTCTTGAGTTTGGAGAAGGTGAAAATGATGCCCAAATGGTTAATAATTACGACTGGTTCAAAGACTTTAAATTTCTGGATTTTATTCGTGATATCGGTAAAATGATTACCGTTAACTATATGATGGCAAAAGATTCTGTAAAAAAACGTCTGGAAGGCGACAACGGTCTTTCATTTACAGAGTTTACCTATCAATTGATTCAAGGTTATGACTTCTACTACCTTTGGAAGCACCACAACTGTAAAGTTCAAATGGGTGGCTCCGATCAATGGGGTAATATTGTAACAGGAAGCGAAATGATTCGTCGCCAAGATCAGGGAACAGCCTATGCCATCACCACACAATTAATCAAAAAAGCCGATGGTCAGAAGTTTGGCAAGACCGAATCTGGTGCCGTATGGTTAGATCCAAAGAAAACCTCTCCGTATAAATATTACCAATTTTGGTTGAATACATCAGATGATGATGCCAAAAACTGGATCAAAATTTTTACACTCAAACCTCAGAACGAAATAGAGTCCATTATTGCAGAACATGATGCAGCGCCACACTTACGTTTAGTTCAAAAGGCATTGGCAAAAGATATCACCATTCGTACCCACTCCGAAGAAGCCTATGAAACTGCGATCAAAACTTCTGAATTTCTTTTTGGAAATGGCTCTTTAGAATTCTTGAACAACTTAGATCACGAGGCTGTTCTAGAGGTATTTGAAGGCATTCCTCAGTTTCAGGTCGCTAAAGCGGACCTCGAAGCAGGCATCAATATTCTTGATTTACTAGCTGTTCAGACACAGGTATTCCCTTCCAAAGGGGAAGCCCGCAAAATGCTTCAGGGCGGTGGCGTTTCTATCAATCGAGAAAAAGCAACTGATATTGAAGAGTCAATTACGGAAAATCACCTTGTAAACAATAAATACATTGTTGCACAACGCGGTAAAAAGAATTACTACTTGATTATCGCAGATTAA
- a CDS encoding LolA family protein: protein MKKQVWFIVGLLIMAYSQNSYAQNDAAAKALLTKVSQKYNAYKTIQANFSLNIKQANGGSHTDAGTIYLDKSNNKYQVNTKNQVLISDSKTQWNIMKAEKEVEISEASNSTNEINPTNIFSFYTTGFKYTLTNTEKVKGLSLSVVELSPLDSKKNYSKIKLRINKASSLIYDTTVFDKSGNRYTYTLTSQEGNKALSGSLFVFNKNDYKGFDVVDLR, encoded by the coding sequence ATGAAAAAACAAGTATGGTTTATTGTAGGTCTGCTAATCATGGCATACAGCCAAAACAGTTATGCACAAAATGACGCTGCTGCCAAGGCGTTACTGACAAAAGTAAGCCAAAAGTACAATGCATACAAAACAATACAGGCCAATTTCTCATTAAACATTAAACAAGCTAATGGCGGCTCGCATACTGATGCCGGAACAATATACCTGGACAAGAGTAACAACAAGTACCAGGTCAATACCAAAAATCAAGTATTGATATCGGATTCCAAGACACAGTGGAATATCATGAAGGCCGAAAAAGAAGTTGAAATCTCAGAAGCAAGCAATTCGACCAACGAGATCAATCCAACAAATATATTCAGCTTCTATACCACCGGTTTTAAATATACCTTGACTAATACAGAAAAGGTAAAGGGGCTTAGCTTAAGTGTTGTTGAATTAAGTCCACTTGATAGCAAAAAAAACTATTCAAAGATCAAGCTGCGCATCAACAAAGCAAGCAGTCTGATCTATGATACCACCGTATTTGATAAAAGTGGTAATCGCTACACCTATACATTAACTTCACAGGAAGGTAATAAGGCGCTTTCCGGTAGTCTATTCGTATTCAACAAAAATGATTATAAAGGTTTCGACGTCGTCGATCTGAGGTAA
- a CDS encoding lytic transglycosylase domain-containing protein — translation MIRKKVLCSSLILFALLLSKLYSTPHNNASNGDKIVEPKRVVVPAHHGDEEEKKEKSNSFESYMNSLTFAEDSLPMDRPLVESKLRKFFSRFSFKKTGSYDMHKKAETYLPMIAKILKSHGIPEDFKYIPLVESGLSKAVVSSKGAGGYWQFMPATARLYGLKVNGTVDDRKDLVKSTHAAARYLKYLYGQFGNWTLVAAAYNVGDGSLRGSIRRQKKDDYFALKLNNETGSYVYKLVSMKEIIEHPQKHGYSRYANKESETLDKEPNML, via the coding sequence ATGATAAGAAAGAAAGTTTTATGTAGTAGTCTGATTTTGTTTGCTTTATTGCTGTCAAAGTTATACTCAACCCCACACAACAATGCTTCAAACGGCGATAAGATCGTTGAACCGAAGCGCGTAGTAGTTCCCGCTCATCATGGGGATGAAGAAGAAAAAAAAGAAAAAAGCAATTCGTTTGAATCGTATATGAATTCATTGACATTTGCCGAAGATTCATTACCGATGGATCGTCCGCTTGTGGAAAGTAAATTGCGTAAATTTTTCAGTCGATTCTCGTTTAAAAAAACAGGATCGTACGATATGCACAAAAAGGCAGAGACCTATTTGCCTATGATTGCAAAGATCCTTAAATCACATGGTATTCCGGAAGATTTCAAGTACATTCCATTGGTGGAAAGTGGCCTTAGTAAAGCTGTTGTTTCATCGAAGGGGGCTGGTGGCTATTGGCAATTTATGCCTGCAACAGCCCGTTTGTATGGATTAAAAGTCAATGGTACGGTAGATGACCGAAAGGATCTTGTTAAATCTACGCATGCTGCAGCGAGATACCTCAAATACCTCTATGGCCAATTTGGTAACTGGACCTTGGTTGCTGCGGCGTATAATGTCGGTGATGGTAGTTTAAGAGGTTCTATAAGAAGACAAAAAAAGGACGACTATTTTGCCTTGAAATTGAATAATGAAACGGGGTCGTATGTGTACAAACTTGTTTCAATGAAGGAAATTATCGAACATCCACAGAAGCATGGCTATTCACGTTATGCCAATAAAGAAAGTGAGACGTTGGATAAGGAACCGAACATGCTGTAA
- a CDS encoding FtsK/SpoIIIE family DNA translocase, whose amino-acid sequence MSNKGNTFRQTGNSVSGKRAPQKESTTFKKEKSQKNSVPRDYSDAQQKAVKILGILLILLSLAFATAFVSYLFTWEDDQSYIAKTNGGWSTLFRSAEEIHDEAVDLPVVDNKLGKFGALLANQFMYEWFGVASFLFIPVLFILGYRLLFKKSLLPLYRTVVYSFVAIVFISVTLGFLHGFMANTPHMLEGKFGFWTNKLLEAQVGIVGVGCILAFAYLTTLILLYNLDFKFVLFSNRKSKSFSEDMEEEDVDEYAPHNLRNKIHIEDDSIQSVRESFQRPTSINERFQSAREKDIQEELQRPAFTHHPVPEVQIDPKDKVVLSFDDSPMERTESTPSISFTIDQPNEEFDAEDLPLIREYQAPKIEAEPQQEPEAAIETDAVPGLVVEDIKEEKEITASDLVAQFGQYDPKLDLSGYQHPALDLLKDYGGGKITINQQELEANKNRIVDTLRNYSIEIESIKATIGPTVTLYEIIPKPGVRISKIKNLEDDIALSLAALGIRIIAPMPGKGTIGIEVPNSSPEMVSMRSVLATEKFQKTDMDLPIALGKTISNEVYIADLAKMPHLLVAGATGQGKSVGINAILTSLLYKKHPAELKFVLVDPKKVELSLFKKVERHFLAKLPDDGDAIITDTKKVINTLNSLCIEMDQRYDLLKNAQVRNLKEYNAKFINRRLNPEEGHRFLPYIVLIVDEFADLMMTAGKEVETPIARLAQLARAVGIHLVIATQRPSVNIITGTIKANFPARLAFRVLSKVDSRTILDTGGADQLIGRGDMLLATGSDLIRIQCAFVDTPEVEQISDYIGAQRGYPSAFMLPEYVDENGDGSGSVDFDPKDRDQLFEEAARLIVMHQQGSTSLIQRKLKLGYNRAGRIIDQLEAAGIVGPFEGSKAREVLYPDEYSLEQFLETLRKDN is encoded by the coding sequence ATGTCAAATAAAGGAAATACATTTAGGCAGACAGGGAATTCAGTTTCCGGCAAACGTGCCCCCCAAAAGGAATCGACAACATTTAAAAAAGAAAAAAGTCAAAAAAACAGTGTACCAAGAGATTATTCTGATGCACAGCAAAAAGCTGTCAAGATATTAGGGATTTTATTGATCTTACTTTCATTGGCATTTGCAACAGCTTTCGTCTCCTACTTATTCACGTGGGAAGACGATCAAAGTTATATTGCAAAAACAAATGGTGGATGGTCGACATTATTTCGATCTGCAGAAGAAATTCATGATGAAGCTGTTGATCTACCCGTTGTCGACAATAAACTAGGGAAATTTGGCGCATTGCTTGCCAATCAATTCATGTACGAATGGTTTGGCGTCGCATCTTTTCTTTTTATCCCCGTATTATTCATATTAGGATATCGCTTGTTGTTCAAGAAATCATTGCTTCCATTGTACCGTACTGTAGTCTATTCTTTTGTTGCTATCGTTTTTATCTCGGTGACGTTAGGCTTCCTGCACGGATTTATGGCTAATACACCGCATATGCTCGAGGGCAAATTTGGCTTTTGGACCAATAAATTACTAGAAGCACAAGTTGGCATTGTCGGCGTCGGCTGTATCCTGGCTTTTGCCTACCTGACAACATTAATCTTACTTTACAACCTCGATTTTAAATTTGTCCTGTTCAGTAATAGAAAATCCAAGTCATTCTCCGAAGATATGGAGGAAGAGGATGTAGATGAATATGCGCCACACAATCTAAGAAACAAAATTCATATTGAAGATGATTCCATCCAGTCGGTGCGAGAATCTTTTCAACGGCCAACATCAATCAATGAGCGATTTCAATCTGCTCGTGAAAAAGACATACAGGAAGAACTTCAGCGCCCTGCTTTTACCCATCACCCTGTACCTGAGGTACAAATTGATCCGAAAGACAAAGTGGTGCTCTCCTTCGATGACAGTCCGATGGAACGCACAGAAAGCACACCGTCAATCAGTTTTACAATTGATCAGCCGAATGAAGAATTTGATGCGGAGGACTTACCCCTAATCCGGGAATATCAAGCACCGAAAATCGAAGCAGAACCTCAACAAGAGCCAGAAGCAGCCATTGAAACTGATGCAGTACCCGGTCTGGTGGTCGAAGATATCAAAGAGGAAAAAGAAATTACCGCCAGTGACCTAGTGGCCCAATTCGGGCAGTATGACCCCAAATTGGATCTTTCTGGCTACCAACATCCAGCATTGGATTTATTAAAGGACTATGGTGGTGGTAAAATTACCATCAATCAACAGGAACTCGAAGCAAACAAAAACAGGATTGTTGATACGCTGAGAAACTATAGCATCGAGATCGAAAGTATCAAGGCAACGATAGGTCCAACAGTGACTTTGTATGAAATTATACCAAAACCAGGTGTACGGATTTCAAAAATCAAAAATCTGGAAGATGACATTGCCTTAAGTCTTGCGGCATTGGGTATACGGATTATTGCGCCTATGCCCGGAAAGGGAACGATCGGTATTGAGGTACCAAACTCCAGTCCCGAAATGGTATCTATGCGATCGGTACTTGCTACGGAGAAGTTTCAGAAAACAGACATGGATCTCCCAATTGCTTTAGGTAAAACAATTTCCAACGAAGTGTATATTGCCGATTTAGCTAAAATGCCTCACCTTCTGGTCGCTGGGGCTACTGGGCAAGGTAAATCAGTAGGTATCAACGCGATTCTGACATCCTTACTGTATAAAAAACATCCGGCCGAATTAAAATTTGTCCTTGTTGACCCTAAGAAGGTTGAACTTTCCCTATTCAAAAAAGTTGAACGCCACTTCCTCGCAAAATTGCCTGACGATGGAGATGCCATTATTACCGATACGAAGAAGGTAATCAACACCTTAAATTCCCTGTGTATAGAAATGGATCAACGTTATGATTTGTTAAAAAATGCGCAGGTAAGGAATTTAAAGGAATATAATGCAAAATTTATCAATCGCAGATTAAACCCTGAGGAGGGTCATCGATTCTTACCATATATCGTTCTTATTGTTGATGAGTTTGCCGACTTGATGATGACAGCAGGAAAAGAGGTCGAAACACCGATTGCACGATTGGCACAATTAGCCCGTGCGGTAGGAATTCACTTGGTTATTGCAACCCAACGTCCTTCCGTCAATATCATTACCGGTACAATAAAGGCCAACTTCCCTGCACGTCTGGCATTCCGTGTGTTGTCGAAAGTCGATTCACGGACCATTCTAGATACAGGCGGTGCAGATCAGTTGATCGGTCGAGGTGACATGCTTCTAGCGACTGGAAGTGATTTGATACGTATTCAATGTGCTTTTGTGGATACGCCTGAGGTTGAACAAATTTCCGATTACATCGGTGCGCAACGAGGCTATCCTTCGGCATTTATGCTTCCGGAATACGTAGACGAAAACGGAGATGGTTCTGGTAGTGTAGATTTTGATCCCAAAGACCGCGATCAGTTGTTTGAAGAAGCTGCCCGATTGATTGTCATGCATCAGCAAGGCTCTACGTCATTAATCCAACGTAAATTAAAATTGGGTTATAACAGAGCAGGACGAATCATCGATCAATTGGAAGCTGCAGGAATTGTAGGTCCATTTGAAGGAAGTAAAGCCCGCGAAGTGCTTTATCCAGATGAGTATTCATTAGAACAATTTTTGGAGACGTTAAGAAAGGACAACTAA